TAGTTTGGGATGCAGACGGAGAGGGCAACGTGAAGTTCTTGAGGCGGATCTGCGTGTTTGGCTCTTAATACGCTTCTTTCCTCAGGTGAATCCACACATCTATCTTTGTatatgcgcgcgcgcgcgtgtatatatatatatatgttcatgcGAAATGCGTTTCGCTTTGCGCCTCTGTTCTTAGCATTGCAAAGCGCTACTGACCTCGAGGATTCTGTAATTTGACGTTATCAGTTAATTCCTGCAATATAAGTTGTTTTCTTCCTCTGCTGCTTCTAAGTTGAATTCCGATTCGAACGTGTTAGATCTGTGTGCTGCTAGATCTGAATGTTTGAATGATTGATCGGTGGGCATTTTTGTTTACAATGAAGTCGTTGCTTCGTTTCCTCGTCCATTTGCAGATTTAGATCACGAATCCTGATCGTTACCGTTATTTTGTGGTATTATCTTAATCAATGTGTATGTTTGGGGTCTCATTCAATTTGGTCCAACAATTTGGCCTCTTAGGATTTGGATCGCCACTGGTAGAACCTTCCGTGGAAGGACAAATTGTTTCCTATTAATCGATTTATTGGGATCACATCGCACATTGgttttcttatcttttctttcGTTGTTTGTCTGTTCttacatttttttgtttgttaattCTTCATAATTCTTCATATCTATTGTTCGGGTCGGTTTGGCTTTTTCGAACTACATTTCAATATATTCGGCTTTGTAAACCGTACGAGTTAAGAAgttgtttgcatctcttctttGATCTTCTCATAAAGTGTGATAATATCCATCTCAAGAGTGTCGTGCAAAATACGTTTTTGCATTTTACTTGCTTTTACACTTTCTGTTTACGAATTCgacccttggatttttttttttttttttgaagggaTTCTGGAAGAAGCCAATCCATTGGCATATTGCTTACTCTTAGAAATGAACTATTTACATTTGCATTGTTAGAATTCTGCTCAGAGAATTGAAACTTTTGGATGTGGCAATTGATGCTAAAAATTTGGTCCCTAAAGACTTACAGATTGGTTTTCTTCTATCGGAGGTTCCATAGACAAAAGGATGGGGCTGTCTTTTACCAAGCTTTTCAGTCGGCTTTTTGCAAAGAAAGAAATGCGCATACTGATGGTGGGACTTGATGCAGCTGGTAAGACTACCATTCTTTACAAACTGAAGCTGGGAGAGATAGTCACTACAATTCCTACCATTGGTAAGCTAGCAAACTTAACATGGATTTCTTTGATCGAGGTTCTTATTGTACAAGTTCCGTCACTGATGACATAGTTAGCAGTTTCCTTATTTTCGTACGTCTTTCTCTTAAGTTGTAGTAAGACAAGCTTCAACGATATTTTTAGGAAATATCAATGTTTCTTTTTCCAAATAAATGCAATGAAAATGAATCTGTACAGTGGATATGAACTTTCTGCAATTGTGTGGCCTAAAATTGAAAGTTTTATCTTTGTGAAAATGTTGCAGAGAGTTGATAATGGGATACTCAAAGGGTGTAATAGCCAATTTTAATGTTGACTGATTATTTTCTCGTAGTTTATCTCATTCTTGTGACGACACTGGTCTTTTCATCCTTTTTGTTTTGCGAATTCTTGAAATGGATTAGTTTTTATATGGACTAAAACTTGCTTGCTATTTGCTCAGGATTTAATGTGGAGACCGTGGAGTATAAGAACATTAGCTTCACTGTTTGGGATGTTGGTGGCCAGGACAAGGTTAGTAGGCTTTATACTTTAAGATGTTGACTTCACACGTTAAATGTTTCTGCCAAGTTCATCTGGATTTGGGACATTGGTTCATATGAAGTCAGGTTTCACCGAGTATTTGCAATGAAATTGTAAATGATAATAGATGGTTGGAGTTTTAATAACTCCACCTCCATCAACTGTATACTGAAGTGCCTTGTATTTGGATTACAGCCCCAAATTGTTGGCTTAACATTAAACACAGAGAACATGTGGATAGAGCATATACACCATTCAAGCATTTAGGGTGTGCAACTTATTTTTTACTAACGTGGcgctattgaagataagatgtagGAGATATAAATATGGTTTGAACATgggagaagaagaccaatagatgcctataagataaatgaataaaatgaatgaaagaaAACTTGGTCAAAAACTCTGGACATGACCATAGATAGAGGTGGTTGGAAGTTTAGGGTTCATATAGCCAACCACATTTAGTTGGATTAAGGCTTCTTGTTGTGTCTCAACTGAGCCTGCCCCAAGTGGGATTAAGACGTgattatgttgatgatatgacTGTCTTAACTAGTCATCTTTTTTCCTTTGTCTTTTGCAATTAAAAGTACACTAAAAATCTCATCAGTATGCAATTTGGTTTCACTGAGTTGCATACAAGATCCTGGCTAAAAGTTTATACGTGCATGCCATCTATCTGGCGCCATCACAAATAACCAGGTTACACGGatataaattctttaaaaatccTTCAAGATTGAAGTAGAAATGTAATGTGGGAAGGAGTGCCTTAAGGAATCTAAACCGTAATGTGAAGATGTCAATAGGCTTCTATGGAAAGGGAATGCTTTGGAGACCACCTTATGGAAGGATTCTTAGTTATTTGGATTTGGTTGAAATGAAAAGGAACTGACCATGGATAATGAGGGGGGAAGTTTGATAGTTTAAAATGCTTCTTTGATAATAAAGAGGGAGCTTTTGTATCAGGGGATACGTACTCGACCTCTATTTGGCGTGGAGGTGGACGGTTACCTCACTCTTTGCCGAGCTATTTTATTATGCTCTTCATAATCTGGAGGCTTCTTTTGGTGTAGGAAGCCGGTGCCTTGAAACTTTGTTTGAGGAGCAAAATTTTGGGTTTTGTAGGTGGTGTATGTGAAAAGGGGATTCTTTGATTGTCTTCAACAGACATTCCACTCAAAATTTCCCATATTTCTGCTTGTCTTGTTTGATATGCTTAATACAGATGCTTAGACCTTGAATCAGAGAGAAGACTTGTATTGCTCTATTGTTTCATGGTCGAGCATCCTGTGGATACTtagcaaggttgttaaaatcaggattttaagtgggatcgacaaagggtccataaaatcggatcgtaaaatcgtaagattttagagataattaaaaataccctttaatttttgtaaatatatgtttataataatataattttgtagaaaatgaattaatattatttaataacttgattattccttattataattcaaaaaatgatacttcccaAATATAGCTAAAAAACTAGCaagttggtataggcaatttagaggcaaaatataggtaatttagaggtaaaatatagcttaaaattctttagatgatgcttccaatgtcttccattagatttagattacaattttttcttgatttaacattgattaaatcaaataatatcaatttggggttgggtggtccattaattaattacttatttgtcttgatttacttatgcaatcaatgttaaatcaagtaaaagttataatttaaatcaagtaaattggaacttatgcaattaatgttagatgctatgtgacattgaaatttatgtaatcaatgttaaatcaagttccaatttagaggtaaaatataacaattcattgcacaagttccaatgtcagatgcaatgtgacattgagacgttggaagcatcttctaaattacaacttaaatcaatagaggtttttgaatcgtaaaatcgtttggggatctttgaagcgtaaaatcgtaaaatcgtacatgtaaaatcgagattttataggattttatcccaaattgaattttacatgggatttgaatcgtttgggggggTCTTCgaattgtaaaatcataaaatcgtacgcgtaaaatcaggattttaacaacaatgatacTTAGAACTCAATCCGCAGTTAAACAGCAGTGCATGTTTGTTAATCAATTTGGATGACCACCGTGTGTCTTCTGTTTCTTCAGATCCGGCCATTGTGGAGACATTACTTCCAAAACACACAGGGACTTATCTTTGTGGTTGATAGCAATGATAGAGATCGTGTGGTTGAAGCAAGGGATGAGCTGCATAGAATGTTGAATGAGGTAAGACATAGATTCTGATTTCATCAGTATTGCATACAAGACCAGCAAACCCTTCAGAATGATGCCATTGGTCATGTGTTGCACTTtcataaatcttttttctttgtcattCGCCAACTAAAATTCATATATCCTTCGCAGGATGAGTTGAGGGATGCTGTGTTGCTGGTATTCGCTAACAAGCAAGATCTTCCAAATGCAATGAATGCTGCTGAGATAACTGATAAACTTGGACTCCACTCGCTCCGCCAACGCCACTGGTaagattctctctctttctctctctctctctctctctctctctctcacacacacacacacacacacggagGTAGTTAAAGTCAGTCCGAATCTCACTGCCCATTGGATGGTGCAGGTACATCCAGAGCACATGTGCTACTTCTGGGGAAGGGTTGTATGAAGGGTTGGACTGGCTCTCAAACAACATTGCGAACAAGGTGAACTAGCCAACACAATCATATCATTGTTGATATCATGCTTTGTTGCAGATACATTCTACTCCATCTCATCTCCCACTTACACAGTTAAGCATTACATTTTCAGGCATAGACCATCTGGATGCAGAGTTTGCTTTCAGACTAGTGCCAGGAGAAAGTTAGAACCACATCTTTGGTGTCTGGGATTTCAACCTTGTTAATTTGTTAACAAGTTCATCGCTTAAGGTTTCTGTTGCATACATGGCCATTTATTTCCTGTAGCTTCAGAATGACGCCATAGTTATATTGCCCCTATATTACCTTTCCTTTTCCATGTAAGAAGTTGGCGAAGCTACAGGTCTTCAATGTTTGTTTCATTAGAAATTATGTAAAGTAGCTTTAGAATGCAAGTTGAGGACAGTTTTGCAATCAGCAGATAGTTGATTGTACACTGGCGTGTCATCTTAATATTCAGCATTCTTGGTTAGTCGTTCAACTTCAATCAATAAGACCGTGGAATATAACCCATGGTTGCAGCTTTTATACTTGGACAATATTTTACATTCCACCTAAACGCATTCTATTACAAGATGTTCCTCCCTTAGAGCAAGATATAAACTCTGAACTTGAAATCTCTATTGGATCATATTCCCTTTCTGGAAGCTGGACCGATGAACCAAAAGCAGCCATCTTCTCTGACAAGTTCCGAAGTGCTTCCTGCTTGTTAGCCAACTCCATGAGCACCTTGATCCTCCTAAAGGAAACATTACTTGGCTTCTGTCCCTTTGCCGCCATCTGCAAGAAGCACTGCTCTGCTTCCACCAACTTCCCCATATCACACAGCAAATCAAACAACACATCCGACACCAAAATAAAGGACCCAAACCCCTTCTCTACCATGTCATTCCAGAGCTCTAGCGCCATATCCACCTTCTCCTGCCTCCTGCACAACCTGACCAGAAACATACAACATTGCGTGTTCGGCATGCACCCGCTTTCCTTCATTCTCTGATATAAACTCCATGAGCTCCGCAAATCATTCGACCAATAAAAAGACCGAAGGAACACATTGTAAGTGGTGGGGTTTGGACTCAAACCTTTCTGCACCATCTCATCCAGCACAGTGTACGCATCGCCAAGCCTCTTGGCAATGCAGAAGTTCCTAATCACAGCATTATACGCGGCTGTATCAGGATCACAGCCATACTCTCTCATCTCCTTCAACACTTCTCGAGCTTTATCAGGCTGACCAACCAACCCTAAACCCCCAATTATACTAGTATAGGAAATCACATCGGGTTCCATATCCTCTTCTCTCAACTTGTCGACTACCTTCCAGGCCTTCTCAATTTGTCTGTTCTTACAATACGCATCCATCAAACAATTGTAAGACACCACATCAGGCTTCACGCCCATTTCCCTCATCTCTTCAAAGAACCCCTCAGCTTCCTCCGATGACTTCCAACCAGACAGAAGTATGTTAAAAGTCTGTAGATTTGGTCTGAAATCATGTTTTAGACTGTGATATACATTTCTTGCATCCGTCATGCTCTTCTCCTGGCACAAAGTCCTCAGCAAGGCATTGAAGCAATTCGTGTCGAATTCTGGAACAAGCTTCCGGAATCTTCTGAACGATTCCACAGTCTGCCTAACGGAACAGACCTTGGCGATTCGAGCCAAGACGACCTGGATGGTTCGAGTGGATATCAAAGATTGATCTTTTCCCTTCGTCTCAATCAAAACCTCCCAAATCTGGTCGAATTTTCGATTCCGGCCTAAGATATAAAGCATCGTGTCCAGCGAGAAAGGGGTGTGGTAAAACCCTCTTCGCCTAGAGGTGATGGCGAAGAACTCGAATGCCTGCGATGGGTTTGCGTGACTGAATCTGAACCTTTTCAGAACCTTATCGATCAAATCGTTGGTGAGCGACACTCTGCTTGAATTCAACGACAGTTGCATCTCCTTGGAGGTCGACGAGTTAGTTACAATGCGGAACACAGTTTCGACGTCGTCGTCCGGGGAGCAAAATTTTCGAGAGAGAGACGAAATAGCATGGCGAGAAAAGAATCCGAGGGAGGCGGAGGGAAAGTACCTGGACGGACAGTGAAGAGATTGGGGCCTAATCTGAACAGGCATTGACGATGTTATTGCTTCCTTCCTGTTCGATTTGGCGATGAATTGAGATTGGAAGGGAGGTCAGAGAAAGCAATATTGGCAGCCAGATCCAGAAGCGATAGAGAATGGAGAGACGGTGGCCATAACAAATTCTCAGTTGGATTCGGAGTTGAGATCGGAAAGCAACGCACGAGCAAAACAAACGTAAAAGCAAATCAAATAACAAGGAAGCGAGCTCGCTGTGCGGCAACGAGCAAAGCGCAACGGCTGTGCTCTGAATTTGATGGGGGAAGGAAAACGATCGATGCGATTAGGTTTTGGAGCAAAGCGTTCCCGTAATTTCATTGGCTGGGAACGGCGTCGTTTTCGTTGTTGCCAACACTGAAATATTCTGTAATTTTGGTCAGGGGGAGCTATTAATTAGGAAAAGATATTTAATGCAACCTACAATATGATATAACAATACCTTATTATGcgcataaattttaaatgtgataggttttaacaaatttgaaaataaagatCAGAGCTTACAAACTGCAGGTCTTTTGtacaaattctcatttttttaattccattgtaattataaataataaaaaaaaatagctagTACTTAAAACAATTTCAAATGCAAACCAGGCAGCCACCAGCTAGTTCGATCTGCAGGTGCCCAAacaatcaaaactcaaaacccAAAACACcatccaatccaaatctagacCTTGACCATACATGGGATAGgaattattattgattaatgtTATATTATTAGCAAATATTGATTTAGGCAGCTGAGGGGGCAGCCACGTAGTGAACAGTGCCAGCAGCTTCCGAAAGAGAAGCCGCTGCTATCTTCAACGGCACCGTCGTCTCAGCTCCACCAATAATATTGCCATGGTCGGATGCCGCAACCTGCTGCGCATGCCGCTGTTGGTAATAATCCAACGACTCGTCGTCGTAAATTTCCCACCACTTCTTTACCAGCATCTTTATGTCTTCCCTCTCCATGTTCTCTTCCCTTCCCGTGTACCTCCATGGCTTTGATCCCTatgtacataaataaatacacacacgTATCAATAACCCGTTAGCACTTAATTAACTTCAACACCAATTAGCAAAAGTAGTTAACCTATGATAAAGATAATTAACATTTCATATCTTttggggttggggggggggggggagtgatCTTATATATActcattaatatataataaaatcaataagtgtttaattaattaacaatttttCATACCGCGGCACAGTAATGCACAACTTTCACTTTGTCAAGCTGAACGTTCTCCGGGTGCCGCCACAACATCGCAAGAACTAGGTTATGAATCAAAGGAATCGGCCTGTAAAAATCCTTGAAGTACATGTTCAACAAGTCCTGCACAGCCACCCGGAGCTTCCAGCATTTACAAAAAATGACCATTACCAGAAACAACCAAGCACAATAttctaattgtttatatatatatagatggttGGACTTGGTTCGTCATTAATTACCTGCTCGGCGAAAGGCGTCGGAGGGTTGATTTTGAGGGTCCTCAAGAGGTCATCACGCGTGGAGAGGCTCGGCTCAAAGACGAACATCCCGGCGTTGAAGTAGAGAGACGGCGGCTGGCCCATCTCCGCCGGCCACTTCACCTTTTCCGGGCACTGCTGGCAGTACCCGATCTTGTACTGCGGCGTGTGACCCCACGTCTTCTCGCAGAAGCAGTCCATGACGGCGTAGAAGTAGCCGGCCGGCAACTCGAACAGGTCGTCAATGTTGTGGTACACTTGTATGTCGCCGTCCAAGTATATCATCCTACTGTACTCCAAGAACTGCAACCATGTCATACGtaagcaaaacaaaaaacacGAACACGAACACGTGACAGATTAATCGCCCTCTCGCACTTGCAAATTACGTACGTGTACGAGAAAATATTAGGTACCTGCCAGATGCGGAGCTTGGAGTAGTTGACAACGTAATAGGGCATGGCGAACTGGGTTTGGTTCTCGGGCGGGTAGACCGGCGTGATCTCCCTGACGATACAGCCCTGATCAGCCAGCACGCGGCGGTGCTCCACCGGGACGTCCGGGAGGACAGCCACCACAAGAGGGTAAGCGGCATCAACCTTCCTCAAGCCCTTGGCCAAACCGACGACACCTTTGACGTAGTCGCCATTGCCGGCCAAGAAGGTCACGTATGCCCTGCTACGGGGCAGCGACGAGGGCTTGGCCGAGGCCATGGGTTTCTCAACAATTTGCGGACACATTAATTTAGAGAGGGAGAGGGCTTCTTTGTTGAGGCCGGGTGTGTGTTGGGGGATATGGACTGTGGAGAGAGGGGATTTGTAGGTGTTGATGGGGAGAgatgggagggagggagggagggaggggcattaattaatattgaggtgaaatgaaatggaaatggaaatggaaatgcAGCGAAATTGTGCAGTGGACTGGAGCACCATTCCATTGCATCTCAAGCAAGACTCTTGGTACTTCTTAAATGTGATCCAACGGTGAGGGCTCACTTCTGGGGATGGGAACTACGTTTGGTAACACGAGGTGACTGGAAGGTGcaccatttttttaatttctttgtttggaattaattattatataattataagaaTGTTAGCCTGTTACAATCTTGAGGAGGCTAGCTAGTTTGGAGTGCCAGTCTTATTCATTACATTACGCTGCTGCACTCCTAACACGTCATTATTGATCACACGCCATTTCAAAAGCAATGATCCACAACTGCGCTATGTTCGTTATTAACTAAATAAaccttgtttatttatttagatagtttttgttaaaataaataatatgagattatattaaaataaaattaaaatatttttaaataaagatataaaatgcTCAAGATCAgacaatttgttattattattttttttttttggattacgTCCTATGCTCAGCTATCCCGCCCCTAGAGCTACACTGAAGAGGTAAATTGATAGATGTGCTCGAGTGATCAGGGTGGTAGGTCTTGACACTACTAATATCACTCTCAAGGTCTTCCTCCAGAAGGAAGCATTTTGTTTCCTCCATGAATCAAACCCATATTGGGAgatgagataaatttaacaaataaatttatttaaataattctaaataaaaagtCAAGTGACTTTTTTTTAAGTGGGTTAcgagataaatttaacaaatataacgAAAAGTACTTTTATcgaaaaaatactttttatatcctatttttttttttacttatattttgattgaaaaacactactttataaattataattttaataagattatgtctgtcgacgtttgatttcggccgaccgtgattcgttttgggccgcggtgagtccatccaaaaataccgagaaggaaggaagaaaacccctccccccaaagttccaagcgtgtacaccagaatcttttacgtggttcggccagaacgatgcctagtccacggccgccatctgatcattctcccagagtggcggtatctgattatatttttcttgtcctccttgcccctcatggtctcttttatttccatttatcttgaggggcttttacaatctagataatatataaaaatatagtgtttgtataatgggggacaaacagttcttaccgCATTCGCAAggccgggagtgggatcctcattactaggggcatgggctgttacagataaagtgatcggaccctacctctgacttctcagcagctttgccgctcatgcgagctggaggttttaggcgagcgacctgaatggtccagcgatctggagga
This genomic stretch from Diospyros lotus cultivar Yz01 chromosome 1, ASM1463336v1, whole genome shotgun sequence harbors:
- the LOC127808442 gene encoding ADP-ribosylation factor isoform X2; this translates as MGLSFTKLFSRLFAKKEMRILMVGLDAAGKTTILYKLKLGEIVTTIPTIGFNVETVEYKNISFTVWDVGGQDKIRPLWRHYFQNTQGLIFVVDSNDRDRVVEARDELHRMLNEDELRDAVLLVFANKQDLPNAMNAAEITDKLGLHSLRQRHWYIQSTCATSGEGLYEGLDWLSNNIANKA
- the LOC127808423 gene encoding putative pentatricopeptide repeat-containing protein At1g02420, with protein sequence MPVQIRPQSLHCPSRYFPSASLGFFSRHAISSLSRKFCSPDDDVETVFRIVTNSSTSKEMQLSLNSSRVSLTNDLIDKVLKRFRFSHANPSQAFEFFAITSRRRGFYHTPFSLDTMLYILGRNRKFDQIWEVLIETKGKDQSLISTRTIQVVLARIAKVCSVRQTVESFRRFRKLVPEFDTNCFNALLRTLCQEKSMTDARNVYHSLKHDFRPNLQTFNILLSGWKSSEEAEGFFEEMREMGVKPDVVSYNCLMDAYCKNRQIEKAWKVVDKLREEDMEPDVISYTSIIGGLGLVGQPDKAREVLKEMREYGCDPDTAAYNAVIRNFCIAKRLGDAYTVLDEMVQKGLSPNPTTYNVFLRSFYWSNDLRSSWSLYQRMKESGCMPNTQCCMFLVRLCRRQEKVDMALELWNDMVEKGFGSFILVSDVLFDLLCDMGKLVEAEQCFLQMAAKGQKPSNVSFRRIKVLMELANKQEALRNLSEKMAAFGSSVQLPEREYDPIEISSSEFISCSKGGTSCNRMRLGGM
- the LOC127808442 gene encoding ADP-ribosylation factor isoform X1, whose protein sequence is MGLSFTKLFSRLFAKKEMRILMVGLDAAGKTTILYKLKLGEIVTTIPTIGFNVETVEYKNISFTVWDVGGQDKIRPLWRHYFQNTQGLIFVVDSNDRDRVVEARDELHRMLNEDELRDAVLLVFANKQDLPNAMNAAEITDKLGLHSLRQRHWYIQSTCATSGEGLYEGLDWLSNNIANKVN
- the LOC127808433 gene encoding galactinol synthase 2-like translates to MCPQIVEKPMASAKPSSLPRSRAYVTFLAGNGDYVKGVVGLAKGLRKVDAAYPLVVAVLPDVPVEHRRVLADQGCIVREITPVYPPENQTQFAMPYYVVNYSKLRIWQFLEYSRMIYLDGDIQVYHNIDDLFELPAGYFYAVMDCFCEKTWGHTPQYKIGYCQQCPEKVKWPAEMGQPPSLYFNAGMFVFEPSLSTRDDLLRTLKINPPTPFAEQDLLNMYFKDFYRPIPLIHNLVLAMLWRHPENVQLDKVKVVHYCAAGSKPWRYTGREENMEREDIKMLVKKWWEIYDDESLDYYQQRHAQQVAASDHGNIIGGAETTVPLKIAAASLSEAAGTVHYVAAPSAA